The genomic segment GACTTTAAGCCTGCCTGCACTGACGGCGACCTGATAAAGCCCGGTGATGTTGTGGCCACCATTGACGGCTCTGTTGCTTCAATATTAAAGGGGGAGCGGACAGCCCTTAACTTCCTGCAGCGTATGTCGGGAGTGGCCACACTGACCCGGCAAGCCATACAGGAGGTAGTCGGAACCAAGGCACGTATTGTGGATACCCGCAAAACTACGCCGGGGCTGCGTGTTCTGGAAAAATATGCGGTGCGGGTAGGGGGCGGTGAAAATCACCGTTTTAACCTGGCCGACATGGTTATGATTAAGGATAACCATATTGAAGGAGCCGGTTCCATTACCGCTGCCGTTGAACGGGTGCGTAAGCATGTGGGATTTCCCGTTAAGATTGAGGTGGAGGCGGCCACGCTGCCCCAGGTGCAAGAAGCACTGGACTGTGGGGTGGATGTGATTATGCTTGATAATATGAACAGTGAGGATATGACTGCCGCCGTTGGGCTGGTAAACGGACGGGCTCTGGTGGAAGCATCCGGGGGAATTACTGCCGGACGCCTCGGCGAAGTGGCCCAAACCGGAGTGGATTTAATTTCACTGGGCTATCTGACCCACCGCTACCGGGCTCTGGACTTATCTTTAAAGCTAAATGTATAAAAGAGGTGTGGGCAAACGCCCATACCTCTTACTCTGTTAAGCGGAATTTAATATTCTCCCGGATGGTTTCTGTTAGAATGATTTTTAAGAGTTACTCAATTTCTTTCGTATTCTTGTCTTCCGTTGCCTGATGGTGCAGCA from the Dethiobacter alkaliphilus AHT 1 genome contains:
- the nadC gene encoding carboxylating nicotinate-nucleotide diphosphorylase — encoded protein: MHPLQFKHAVDAALTEDLSLGDRTTDSIFTDEKGSAKIISREEAVVAGLPVAAYVFAQVDDGVDFKPACTDGDLIKPGDVVATIDGSVASILKGERTALNFLQRMSGVATLTRQAIQEVVGTKARIVDTRKTTPGLRVLEKYAVRVGGGENHRFNLADMVMIKDNHIEGAGSITAAVERVRKHVGFPVKIEVEAATLPQVQEALDCGVDVIMLDNMNSEDMTAAVGLVNGRALVEASGGITAGRLGEVAQTGVDLISLGYLTHRYRALDLSLKLNV